Proteins encoded in a region of the Coffea eugenioides isolate CCC68of chromosome 4, Ceug_1.0, whole genome shotgun sequence genome:
- the LOC113769004 gene encoding UPF0481 protein At3g47200-like, which produces MESEGSSDVYDPATLDTEEGFDSVETREENDARPGSFRIAMELSHNIHGNRSSHDVRIDLEAGGEPVNPDQAPNDEISDEVPADGALDDESSEEIPDGEAQDDMAPDEQIQQHVPFSVTITVDVPQDGQMPVVPPHVRKVDLMSYTPKLVSIGPIHHNRKSLRLTKAEKMRFLGPFLDDRNKESLRSVMENWEARVRRCYSMTFQGISSVDFVDMLLTDGCFIVALFRRNYKWSKEGVDATDNPIFSTRWMLPEIGRDLLMIENQLPLFVLKEIFNVTKLMPNETSFEQVALEFFKSFHIGKEAMVIKKHHTEGHHEHLLDLFHSLYLPPKSSDSGAAQERRENKEPLMYRPSVQGKNWVPSATVLKSSGVRFYAMESNSLEIQFRVGTLGGRLSIPSISIDESSIIILKNLLAYEQSSRGIEPLFTSLVLFFSSMASVPDDIKLLREASIIRHQPGDDQMLIEVLKLLSKQLECDVRDCSMKQQVEDIIAFCGCNIDNFWYAGGRILAKNAVRFILLCLSLVLAFTVGRYHHR; this is translated from the exons atggagAGTGAAGGAAGCTCAGATGTCTATGACCCGGCTACTCTAGACACGGAAGAAGGGTTTGATTCTGTAGAGACTAGAGAAGAAAATGACGCACGGCCAGGTTCCTTCCGCATCGCTATGGAGCTATCTCATAACATCCATGGTAATCGCAGCTCTCATGATGTTCGTATAGATCTGGAGGCCGGTGGTGAACCTGTAAATCCAGATCAAGCTCCAAATGATGAAATTTCGGATGAAGTTCCAGCTGATGGAGCTCTAGATGACGAAAGTTCAGAAGAAATTCCAGATGGTGAAGCTCAAGATGATATGGCTCCTGATGAACAAATCCAGCAGCATGTTCCCTTCTCGGTAACAATCACCGTCGACGTCCCACAAGATGGTCAAATGCCGGTGGTGCCACCACATGTTCGTAAAGTAGATCTAATGTCCTATACCCCCAAATTGGTCTCCATTGGCCCTATTCATCATAATAGGAAGAGTTTGCGGCTGACGAAAGCAGAGAAAATGCGGTTTCTTGGGCCTTTTTTGGATGACAGGAACAAAGAATCCTTACGAAGTGTAATGGAAAACTGGGAGGCGAGAGTTAGAAGATGCTATTCAATGACTTTCCAAGGGATAAGCAGCGTTGATTTTGTGGACATGCTGCTGACTGATGGTTGCTTCATTGTAGCACTATTTCGCCGCAATTACAAATGGAGCAAG GAGGGAGTTGATGCTACTGACAACCCTATATTTTCAACAAGATGGATGCTGCCAGAAATTGGTCGTGACTTGTTGATGATTGAAAATCAGCTTCCTTTGTTcgtgcttaaggagatatttaaTGTAACAAAGCTAATGCCTAATGAAACTTCTTTTGAACAAGTTGCTCTCGAATTTTTCAAGTCCTTTCACATTGGAAAGGAAGCTATGGTCATCAAGAAACACCATACAGAAGGCCACCATGAACATTTACTTGATTTGTTTCATTCCTTGTATTTACCACCCAAATCTTCTGATTCAGGTGCAGCTCAAGAAAGACGGGAAAACAAGGAACCACTCATGTACCGCCCAAGTGTGCAAGGTAAAAACTGGGTACCGAGTGCCACAGTATTAAAATCCTCTGGTGTTAGATTCTATGCAATGGAAAGTAACTCCCTTGAAATCCAGTTCAGAGTCGGAACATTGGGCGGAAGATTGAGTATTCCCAGCATTTCCATTGATGAGAGCTCCATTATCATCCTTAAAAACTTGTTGGCATATGAGCAAAGCTCTAGAGGTATAGAACCATTATTTACCTCTCTAGTGTTGTTCTTTTCCAGCATGGCATCTGTGCCTGATGACATCAAACTTCTAAGAGAGGCATCCATCATTCGCCACCAGCCTGGTGATGATCAAATGCTCATTGAAGTCCTGAAACTTCTCAGCAAGCAGCTAGAGTGCGACGTGAGAGATTGCTCCATGAAACAGCAGGTGGAAGATATCATAGCATTTTGTGGTTGCAACATAGACAATTTTTGGTACGCCGGAGGACGCATTCTTGCAAAAAATGCTGTCCGTTTCATTTTGTTGTGCTTGtctttagttttagcttttacaGTGGGCCGCTATCATCATAGATAA
- the LOC113768676 gene encoding putative UPF0481 protein At3g02645 isoform X1: MESDRSSNVYEPATLDTEEGFDSVEIREENEARPGNRCSHDDRVHLEAGGELVNPDQAPNAEISNEVPDGEAQDDEVPADEQIQQQVEITIDVPEDGQMPAVPPHVRRVDEMSYTPKLVSIGPIHHNRESLWLTKEKKRQFREPFPFLDERDEELRRKMGNWEARVRRCYSETFQGISSGEFVDMLLTDGCFIVALFCRNYKWSKEGVDATDNPIFSTRWMLPEIGRDLLMIENQLPLFVLKEIFNATKLKPEGTSFEEVALEFFKSFHIGKGAMVIKKHHTEGHHKHLLDLFHSLYLPPKSSDSGAAQKRRRNKKPLMGRPSVRGKNWVPNATVLKSSGVRFYAKEGNSLGIQFRRGTLSIPSISIIESSIIILKNLLAYEQSSRGIEPLFTSLVLFFSSMASVPADIKLLREASIILHEPGDDQMAIEVLKLLSKQLECDVRDCSMKQQVEDIRAFCGSNKAKFWKPIGRICPARFILLCLSIVLAVTVGRYH; this comes from the exons ATGGAGAGTGATAGAAGCTCAAATGTCTATGAACCGGCTACTCTAGATACGGAAGAAGGGTTTGATTCTGTAGAGATtagagaagaaaatgaagcaCGGCCAGGTAATCGCTGTTCCCATGATGATCGTGTACATCTGGAGGCCGGTGGTGAACTTGTAAATCCAGATCAAGCTCCAAATGCTGAAATTTCGAATGAAGTTCCAGATGGTGAAGCTCAAGATGATGAGGTTCCAGCTGATGAACAAATCCAGCAACAAGTAGAAATCACCATCGACGTCCCAGAAGATGGTCAAATGCCGGCGGTGCCACCACATGTTCGTAGAGTAGATGAAATGTCCTATACCCCCAAATTGGTCTCCATTGGCCCTATTCATCATAATAGGGAGAGTTTGTGGCTgacgaaagaaaagaaaaggcagtTTCGTGAGCCTTTTCCTTTTCTGGATGAGAGGGACGAAGAATTACGAAGGAAAATGGGAAACTGGGAGGCGAGAGTTAGAAGATGCTATTCAGAGACTTTCCAAGGGATAAGCAGTGGTGAATTTGTGGACATGCTGCTGACTGATGGTTGCTTCATTGTAGCACTATTTTGCCGCAATTACAAATGGAGCAAG GAGGGAGTTGATGCTACTGACAACCCTATATTTTCAACAAGATGGATGCTGCCAGAAATTGGTCGTGACTTGTTAATGATTGAAAATCAGCTTCCTTTGTTcgtgcttaaggagatatttaaCGCAACGAAGCTGAAGCCTGAAGGAACTTCTTTTGAAGAAGTTGCTCTCGAATTTTTCAAGTCCTTTCACATTGGAAAGGGAGCTATGGTCATCAAGAAACACCATACAGAAGGCCACCATAAACATTTACTTGATTTGTTTCATTCCTTGTATTTACCACCCAAATCTTCTGATTCAGGTGCAGCTCAAAAAAGACGAAGAAACAAGAAACCACTCATGGGCCGCCCAAGTGTGCGAGGTAAAAACTGGGTACCGAATGCCACAGTATTAAAATCCTCTGGTGTTAGATTCTATGCAAAGGAAGGTAACTCCCTTGGAATCCAGTTCAGAAGGGGAACATTGAGTATTCCCAGCATTTCCATTATTGAGAGCTCCATTATCATCCTTAAAAACTTGTTGGCATATGAACAAAGCTCTAGAGGTATAGAACCATTATTTACCTCTCTGGTGTTGTTCTTTTCCAGCATGGCATCTGTGCCTGCTGACATCAAACTCCTAAGAGAAGCATCCATCATTCTCCACGAGCCTGGAGATGATCAAATGGCCATTGAAGTCCTGAAACTTCTCAGCAAGCAGCTCGAGTGTGACGTGAGAGATTGCTCCATGAAACAGCAGGTGGAAGATATTAGAGCATTTTGTGGTTCCAATAAAGCCAAATTTTGGAAGCCCATAGGACGCATTTGTCCTGCCCGTTTCATTTTGTTGTGCTTGTCTATAGTTTTAGCTGTTACAGTAGGCCGCTATCATTAG
- the LOC113768676 gene encoding UPF0481 protein At3g47200-like isoform X2, producing MESDRSSNVYEPATLDTEEGFDSVEIREENEARPGNRCSHDDRVHLEAGGELVNPDQAPNAEISNEVPDGEAQDDEVPADEQIQQQVEITIDVPEDGQMPAVPPHVRRVDEMSYTPKLVSIGPIHHNRESLWLTKEKKRQFREPFPFLDERDEELRRKMGNWEARVRRCYSETFQGISSGEFVDMLLTDGCFIVALFCRNYKWSKEGVDATDNPIFSTRWMLPEIGRDLLMIENQLPLFVLKEIFNATKLKPEGTSFEEVALEFFKSFHIGKGAMVIKKHHTEGHHKHLLDLFHSLYLPPKSSDSGAAQKRRRNKKPLMGRPSVRGKNWVPNATVLKSSGVRFYAKEAWHLCLLTSNS from the exons ATGGAGAGTGATAGAAGCTCAAATGTCTATGAACCGGCTACTCTAGATACGGAAGAAGGGTTTGATTCTGTAGAGATtagagaagaaaatgaagcaCGGCCAGGTAATCGCTGTTCCCATGATGATCGTGTACATCTGGAGGCCGGTGGTGAACTTGTAAATCCAGATCAAGCTCCAAATGCTGAAATTTCGAATGAAGTTCCAGATGGTGAAGCTCAAGATGATGAGGTTCCAGCTGATGAACAAATCCAGCAACAAGTAGAAATCACCATCGACGTCCCAGAAGATGGTCAAATGCCGGCGGTGCCACCACATGTTCGTAGAGTAGATGAAATGTCCTATACCCCCAAATTGGTCTCCATTGGCCCTATTCATCATAATAGGGAGAGTTTGTGGCTgacgaaagaaaagaaaaggcagtTTCGTGAGCCTTTTCCTTTTCTGGATGAGAGGGACGAAGAATTACGAAGGAAAATGGGAAACTGGGAGGCGAGAGTTAGAAGATGCTATTCAGAGACTTTCCAAGGGATAAGCAGTGGTGAATTTGTGGACATGCTGCTGACTGATGGTTGCTTCATTGTAGCACTATTTTGCCGCAATTACAAATGGAGCAAG GAGGGAGTTGATGCTACTGACAACCCTATATTTTCAACAAGATGGATGCTGCCAGAAATTGGTCGTGACTTGTTAATGATTGAAAATCAGCTTCCTTTGTTcgtgcttaaggagatatttaaCGCAACGAAGCTGAAGCCTGAAGGAACTTCTTTTGAAGAAGTTGCTCTCGAATTTTTCAAGTCCTTTCACATTGGAAAGGGAGCTATGGTCATCAAGAAACACCATACAGAAGGCCACCATAAACATTTACTTGATTTGTTTCATTCCTTGTATTTACCACCCAAATCTTCTGATTCAGGTGCAGCTCAAAAAAGACGAAGAAACAAGAAACCACTCATGGGCCGCCCAAGTGTGCGAGGTAAAAACTGGGTACCGAATGCCACAGTATTAAAATCCTCTGGTGTTAGATTCTATGCAAAGGAAG CATGGCATCTGTGCCTGCTGACATCAAACTCCTAA